A stretch of the Aegilops tauschii subsp. strangulata cultivar AL8/78 chromosome 4, Aet v6.0, whole genome shotgun sequence genome encodes the following:
- the LOC109764761 gene encoding GDSL esterase/lipase At5g03810: protein MHRQMAAPVAAAVAWAPLLLVLLWAAGCAGQALVPGVMIFGDSVVDAGNNNRLATLVRADFPPYGRDFPATHAPTGRFCNGKLATDYTVESLGLSSYPPAYLSEEAQSDNRTLLHGANFASGAAGYLDATAALYGAISLGRQLDYFKEYQSKVAAVAGEKRAAALTSGSIYVVSAGTSDYVQNYYVNAMLAAAYTPDQFADALMQPFTAFVERLYGLGARRIGVTSLPPMGCLPASVTLFGGGGGGGCVERLNNDSLTFNAKLQAASDAAKKRHSDLKLVVFDIYNPLLNLVADPMSAGFFESRRACCGTGTIETSVLCHQGAPGTCANATGYVFWDGFHPTDAANKVLADALLLQGLQLIS, encoded by the exons ATGCACCGCCAGATGGCCGCGCCGGTGGCTGCCGCTGTGGCGTGGGCGCCGCTGCTGCTGGTGCTGCTCTGGGCGGCGGGGTGCGCGGGCCAGGCGCTGGTGCCGGGCGTGATGATCTTCGGGGACTCGGTGGTGGACGCCGGCAACAACAACCGGCTGGCCACGCTGGTGCGCGCCGACTTCCCGCCCTACGGCCGCGACTTCCCGGCCACCCACGCGCCCACCGGCCGCTTCTGCAACGGCAAGCTCGCCACCGACTACACCG TGGAGAGCCTGGGGCTCAGCTCGTACCCGCCGGCGTACCTGAGCGAGGAGGCGCAGAGCGACAACAGGACCCTCCTCCACGGCGCCAACTTCGCCTCCGGCGCCGCCGGCTACCTCGACGCCACCGCCGCGCTCTAC GGCGCCATCTCGCTGGGGCGGCAGCTGGACTACTTCAAGGAGTACCAGTCCAAGGTGGCGGCGGTGGCCGGCGAGAAGCGCGCGGCGGCGCTCACGTCCGGGTCCATCTACGTGGTGAGCGCCGGGACGAGCGACTACGTGCAGAACTACTACGTGAACGCCATGCTGGCCGCCGCCTACACCCCCGACCAGTTCGCCGACGCGCTCATGCAGCCATTCACGGCCTTCGTCGAG AGGCTGTACGGGCTGGGAGCGCGGCGGATCGGGGTGACGTCGCTGCCGCCCATGGGGTGCCTGCCGGCGTCCGTCACCctcttcggcggcggcggcgggggcggctgcGTGGAGCGGCTCAACAACGACTCCCTCACCTTCAACGCCAAGCTGCAGGCGGCGTCGGACGCGGCCAAGAAGCGCCACTCGGACCTCAAGCTCGTCGTCTTCGACATCTACAACCCGCTCCTCAACCTCGTCGCCGACCCCATGAGCGCCG GGTTCTTCGAGTCTCGGCGCGCGTGCTGTGGGACGGGGACCATCGAGACGTCGGTGCTGTGCCACCAGGGGGCGCCGGGGACGTGCGCCAACGCCACCGGCTACGTCTTCTGGGACGGCTTCCACCCCACCGACGCCGCCAACAAGGTGCTCGCCGACGCGCTGCTCCTCCAGGGACTCCAGCTCATCTCCTAG